AGGAGGGTGGTTGAATTTATGGATAATAAAGTAAAAGAGAGTATAAAAAGCACCTTCTTCGATTTGGCTGCCACCCTCGAAACCGGCCAATATAATAATGGGCGAGGGAAAAAGATACGCATAGGTGTGGTAACTTTAGGCAGTGAGTTAGGCGAGGCCGAAGTGATACGCGGGGCCGAGCTAGCGGCCGGTCGTAATGACGGGGTAGAGGTGATGCTGATTGGCCCCAAAAGTTCATCAAGCTTACCCTTAATAGAGGCTGCCAGTGCCGATACCGCCCATAAAATAATGGAGGAGGCCCTCAAAAAAGGCGAGCTGGACGGTGTGGTTACTATGCATTACAACTTTCCCATCGGGGTATCCACGGTAGGTAAGGTGATTGCGCCGGCTAACGGCCGCGAGTTTTTTATTGCTTGTACTACCGGTACTTCGGCTACTAATCGCAGTGCGGCTATCTTTAAAAATGCCCTTTATGGTATTATCGCCGCTAAAGCCGGCGGGTTAACCAACCCAAGTATTGGCCTATTAAATATTGACAATGCGCGTAATGCTCAGCGAGCTTTAGAAGAGTTGGTTAAAAATGGTTATCCCATTAACTTTGGTGAATCGGGCCGTGCCGATGGCGGCAGTTTATTGCGCGGGAACGATTTAATAAACGCCGCTGCCGATGTAGTGGTGTGTGATTCGCTCACCGGTAATGTCTTAATGAAAATGTTTGCCTCGTTTAACAGCGGCGGCGGTTATGAGGTTAGCGGCTATGGTTATGGGCCGGGCATTGGTTTTGGCTTTAACCTGCCCGTTTTTATTGTTTCACGGGCCAGCGGCGCTAATGTGATTGCCGGAGCGGTAGCTTATGCTTATAATTGCGCTAAAAATAATTTAGCTAAGATAATCAAAGACGAAGAATTACTCCTTAAAAAGTGCAGGTTCGAGGAAATTTTTGACACTTTAAATAATAAAGAACAAAAAGAAACGGCAATAAATGTCTCATCAAATAAGCCGGCTAAAGAGGTAGTAACTTTTGAGATACCCGGTGTGGAAGTGATGGAGCTGGAGGACGCGGCCACGGCCGTAATGACTGCCGGTATTTATGCCGAAACCGGTATGGGCTGCACCGGGCCGATTATTTTGGTAAGCGCTAATAACGGCCCAAAAGCTAGCGGGTTATTAAAAGAAGCAGGTTTTTTATAATTAATAATTGATAAAGCCTGCTTGACAAATAAGTTATTACGAGTATAATATTTAGGGAAGCAGATATGGCCCGGTGGTCTTCACGCTCTTCAAAAGCGATGAATGCTTAATAGCATTGGCAGGTTCGACTCCTGCCTCTTCCGTTCTTTCATTAATTAATGAAATTAGGAGTGATGATGGAGTTTTTGACTTCGGTTTTAAATAGCATAAATTCGAGTTTTTTAACACCTGTGCTGGTAGTAACTTTAGTTGGCACGGGTATTTTTTTAACCATTAGATTGCGTTTTGTGCAAATTAAACAATTTAAACGGGCCTTTAAAAAAACCTTTGGCGGCTTTAGTTTAGCCGGTAAAAAAGCAGACAACAAAGGTATGAGCAGCTTTCAAAGCCTTGCTACCGCCGTTTCTTCGCAGATGGGTACCGGTAACTTAGTTGGCACGGCGGCGGCCTTAATGCTGGGCGGGCCGGGCGGCCTTTTTTGGATGTGGGTGTCGTCTTTTTTAGGTATGGCTACCATCTATACCGAAGTAGTACTGGCACAAAAATATAAAGTAGTAAAAGATGGCGTTACTCTTGGCGGCCCCGCTTATTACATAAGAGAGGCTTTTAAGGGCAAGTTAGGGGTGTTTTTGGCTACTTGGTTTTCGCTGGCCATCATTTTACTTTTTGGCCTCGTAATGATGCTGTTTCAGGCTAACGCCATCGCTACTTCTATGGTTAATGTTTTGCCGGCGGCTTTTTTGGCTGATAATCAAAGGTTAGCAATGATAGTGAGCGGTTTATTATTAGCCGTTTTTTGCGCTTTTATCTTTGCCGGCGGGACTAAACGTATTGCCAGCTTCGCCGAAAAAGTAATGCCTATTTTAGCGGTAACTTATTTAATTGCCGCCTTAGTTATTATTTTTATGAACATAACTAATTTACCAAACGTTATTGTCGGCGTTTTTATAGGGGCGTTTAATCCGCAAGCCGTTTTAGGCGGCGGACTAGGTATTGGTATTGTGCAGGCCATTCGTTGGGGCTTTATGCGCGGAATGCTCGCCAACGAGGCCGGCACCGGCAGTGCACCGCACGCCCATGCGGTGGCGCGGGTTAACCACCCTTGCGAGCAAGGTATGGTGGCGATGATTGGTGTTTTTAGCGTGTTTTTAGTGGTAACTTTAACGGGGCTGGCCATTTTAAGCAGCGGTGTGTTACAAACGATGGTGTATATTTTATCCGATACTTCTCATATTCCTAACCAACTGGCCGGCAGCGGTCTTATCCAGCTTATTTTTAACCGGCATTTTAGCTATTTTGGTAATATTTTTATTGCTGTAGCGATGTTCTTTTTTGGTTTTACCACGATGATAGCCATTTATTTTTACGGGGCGCAAAACGTGCGTATGGTTTTTGGCAATAAAGGCATATTTATTTTTGCTGCTACAGCCATTATGGCCACTTTTATCGGCGCTAACGTTAAGATAGATATAATTTGGGCTTTAATCGATTTTTTTATTGTACCGGCAGCAGTTATTAATGTGGCCGCCGTTTTAAAATTAAGCGGTGAGGTATCGGGAGCGATAAAAGAGTTTAATGGACTAAGCAATGTAGTAAACAGGTGAAGAATATAAATTGAAGAAATTATTATGCTTACTAATATTTAGCTTGCTTTTTTTAAGTAGTTGCGAGTGGTTATCTGAAATTTTAAATGAATTTGAAACTATAGAACATCGTTACGCCAACTGGCAAGCTATTCTAGATACCGAAAGCAATGCCCAAGATGGATTACCTCATTTATTGCACCCTACACTTAATGGCGGTGTTTCGTTAGAAAGTTATATCTTTGATGTAATTAATTTGTACGATATTGATAATAATAGTGTATGGGGCAGATTTAGTTATGCCGATAACTTTTTCACTCATTTTGATTTAGATATAGAGCCGTTTAATCGTTATAATTATATTGATGTAAATGTTTGGGCTGGCCGGCGTATGCAAAGGGTGGGGTTTGACGAGAATAAAATAGATTTTTATTTTTTTGACAGGCCTTTTACATATTTAGTAAATACCGAAGAAAATGTAATTTACTTTCTTAGTTTTAGGTTAAGAGCAAGATAAACAAATAAGGCAAGTAACTTTAACTTGCCTTGTAAAAATTAGATTATTTTATCTTTTCATTATCAAAATCTATTAAAGTAGTTACATTGTAACCCTTTAACCGTTCTTTGTAAGGTAAAAAAGTAAGGCCGATTAAAGCAAAAACCTCTTTAACAACGGCCCCGCCGCGCTCTAGTAACTCTACGCTGGTACGCAAGGTGCCACCGGTAGCGAGTAGGTCATCAACCATTAAAATATTCTTACCTTTAGGTACATCGTCGGCGTGTACTTCAACTTCGCCTTTGCCGTACTCTAGGGTGTAACTGGCTTTAAGAGTTACGCCGGGCAATTTACCGGCTTTGCGGATAGGAATAAACGGTAGCTTCATCTTGTAAGCCAGCGGGGCGGCAAAGAGAAAGCCGCGCGCATCGGCGCCTGCGATGGCTTCTATACCTTTATCTTTGTAAATTTCTATCATGCGGTCAATAACATAACTAAAAGCTTCGGCATTAGCCAGCAGCGAGGTTATATCATAAAAAACAATGCCTTTTTTAGGGTAGTTAGGCACACGGCGGATTATAGCATTTAAATCTTTATCGGTCATTTTTATCACCTTTAATTTTATTTTTGCCAGCTAACTATAACATAAAATGCCAATTTCTTAAAGAGGGCTCGGGGTATTTTTAACACTATATTGATTAATTTTTCGCAATATTATAAAGTATTGTCAATCTGCCGCCGGCAAGAAAAAACCCGGCGGTAAGAAATAATTAAAATTTAATATGAGAATAGAGGTATAAAAATGAAAAAAATATTTTTGCTAGGATTTTTATTATTAACAGTTCCACTTTTTGCCTCTAGGCAAGTGTCGGATAGGGTTATTTTTAATGATAGGCAATATAATACACTCTCTTTCCCTTTAGAGATATATTTTGAAACTTATCCTGAGAGAAGACCGGAAATTACGCACTGGATTTCGGCTTTAACGCGGGGTTATATAGCTACTTTCGAGGTAATTAATAACGAACTTATTTTAATTGATATAGATGAAAATTTTTTAAATGATTATCTTTGGCTGGGTATGAAGATGGCTTTCTTTACCGGCAAGATAAACTTAATTAATGGTGAGGCAACGGGAGTAAACTCGGGCTTTATGCCGATTTATCAAAATTATCTTGTTTTAGAGGTTAGAGAGGGAGTTGTCATTGCCAGCTATAATCTAACTGCATATGAATATTTGCAATCATTAATACAAGCTTTTCCGGAGGGTAGCTCTGCACAAAATCATTTTATTAGGTTATTAGAAGAGCTTAACAGGAGGCAATAAAACAATTATGCCTTTTACTTTTGCTCACCCGATTATCATTTTACCTTTTAAAAAATATTTCCCTAACTATTTTTCGCTTACAGCTTTGGTAATAGGCAGCTTAATGCCCGATTTTGAGTACTTTATGCGTATGCAATTACGCAGCGCCTATAGCCATAGTTTGCTGGGGCTTTTTACCTTTAACTTACCTGTTGGGCTGGCCTTTTGTTTTATCTTTCATAACATTATAAGGAACGATTTATTTGCTAATTTACCTCTTTTAAGAAGTAGATTGACCATTTATAATACCTTTAATTTTAATAATTACTTTATAAAAACACCTGTAATAGTTGTAACCTCGTTGTTAATAGGAGCGACCTCACATATTTTGTGGGATAATTTTACTCATATTAGCGGCTTTTTTGTAGAAAGAATAAGTTTTTTGCAGTCTTTTATATCCATTGTTGGTATAACATTACCGGTTTATAAAATACTTCAATATTCCGGCGGGCTTATGGGAATGCTTATACTTTTTTTATTAATTTTAAAGCTGCCAAAATTTAAGATAGTTAGTAAAATAAATGCAATTTATTGGCTTGGGATTATTTTAATTATCTTAGCTGTATTTATTATTAAAACATTAGCCGGTTTAAATTATCGGCAGTACGGTAACGTGATTGTGGTTTTTATTTCGGCCGGTATAATAGCCATCATTTTAGTGCCGCTTATAAAAAGAATATTTATAACTATTAAAGCTATTTTAAGGAGAAATTGATGAAGCAAAAAAATTACGGCTTATTTTTTATCACTATAATGGTGTTACTTTTATCTTCTTGTTATCCTATGCCTTATAATTCACTCCATTTTGTAGATGAACATTTGGCGCATGGCCCGTTGAGGGAAGAACCCAGTAGGTGGGATTCTGCCAATGAAATAAGGTTTATCTTGTATCAAGAAACAGGCTCGGTCTCAGATATTGGCCATGTTCAAAACACATTTTTAAGACGGTTGGAACATAGAGATGCCGTGCTTATGGAAAGATATTATCTTAATGGAGCTTTTTTTCGGGCACGTATCACCCCGGAGGGAATACCAGAGTTAGTGAACCATAATATAAGGGCTCCGTACGGTATAACTTTGGCTGGTTTTGGTTTTGCAGATAGACATACCACTTTTACCATAAAGGGTATGCATATACAATCGCAGAGAGGGGGCGATTTTTCGGCTTTAGCGGCAGATAGTTTGCCCGTAACCATCGGGTTTTTTGATTATACGGAGAGAGATGGAAAGCCTGTAAAGGTAATTTTTGATACAGGCCGTATCTTTAATTTTAGAGCAGAAAGAATTACCATTGAAGTCATTTTAGAGGTAAACACCGTTGAGGGCTCGGAGACAGGCACCATCATTTTTGAGTTTAGGCCGATTAGAGAGGCGGGGCTGTTTAGGTGGTTTGTGGTTTAAATTTTCTCTTGCCTATCCCCATTATTTATGTTAAAATAACTAAAGTAATTATACATCTTGGCTTAAAAAGCTAAAGTAAAGGAGATAATATGGTTATTTTAACATTAAATTGCGGTAGCTCGTCAGTTAAATATCAGGTTTACGATTGGGCTAACAAAAATGTGCTGGGCAAAGGAGTTATCGAGCGTGTAGGTCAAGATTTAAGCGACCTTGAGCACCAAGCTACCGGTAAAGAAGAGCATAAAGGTAAACGGCCTTGCCCCAGCCACAACGAGGCCATCGCTTGGGTGCTGGAAATGTTGATAGACAGTGAGTACGGTTGTATCAAAAGTATAGACGAAGTAAAGGCCGTTGGCCACCGCGTAGTGCATGGCGGCGATGTTTTTACTAAATCGGTTATCATTAACGAAGATACTTTAAAGCAATTTGAAAAGGTATCGCCGCTCGCCCCGTTGCATAACCCGGCCAATATTATGGGCATTAAAAGCGCCATGTTGGTGTTACCAACGGTGCCGCACTGCGCTATTTTAGATACCGCTTGGCACCAAACGATGGACGAAACGGCCTTTACCTATGCCTTACCAAATGAGTGGTACAGTAAACACAATGTGCGCCGTTATGGTTTTCATGGCACCAGCTTTTTATACACCGCCAAGCGTGCCGCCGTGCTGCTGGGTAAAGCCAATAAAGATACCAATGTGATTATCTGCCACATTGGGAATGGTGCCAGTATTTGTGCCGTTAAGGGTGGCGTGAGTGTGGATACCAGTATGGGTATGACCCCGCTTGAGGGCCTAGTGATGGGCAGCCGCAGCGGCGACTTTGACCCCTCCATCTTAAATTATATTGGTAACAAAGAAGGTTTAACTTTAGCCGAGCTGGATAATGCTATTAATAAAAAGAGTGGTTTACTAGGTATAACCGGTAAATTTACCGATAGACGTGATGTGGAGCACGGTGTAGAAAAAGGTGATAAGGCCTGTATTTTAGCCCAAGATATGGAGTGCTACCGCCTGCGCAAGTACATTGGCAGCTACCTTGCAGTGCTGGAAGGTAAAGTTGACGCCATTGTTTTTACCGCTGGTGTGGGTGAATTTGGCAGTGCCATCAGGCTAAAAACTCTGGCTCCTTTAAAGGCGATGGGTATTATTATTGATGAGGCTAAAAATGCCTTAGCAATGACCCGCAATGCCGAAAGCTGTATTAGCGCCGATAACAGCCCGATTAAAGTATATGTTATTCCCACCGATGAAGAGCTGGTAATGACCGAAGACACCTTTGCTCTAGCTAATGGTAGTTACAAAGAACATACCAACTATAAGTATATCTTTGAGGATAAGGCTTATGTAAATAAAGCGCGCGAAGAGGCTTTGCCAAAAGATTTAGCCAAAAAACCGGGCTTAGATAAGATAATAGTGAAGAGTTAAGAATTAAAAAGGTTGCTGTTTGTGATTGCAAGCGGCAACCTTTTTAAATGAGGAGATAATGATGCTTATAAGCTTAAATATAGCCGCCAAAAAGAGTGAAGTAGAGTAAGTAAAATTATGAAGACGATTGCCGGAATTAAGGAAAAAAAATTTTATTAGACACCGCTAAAAACCTTGCGACAAAAGTTATTATAGAGCTTGAAAAAATTATTGACATAGAGAAAAGTGAATTAGGCAATCATCAAGATAAAGCATAAGCAGTAACATTTATTTTTATTTCTTTAAAGCCACTTCATGAAACTTAGCTAAAATTTGCTGTACTTCTTCTAAAGGCAGCGACTTACCCTCTAACAGCCACTTGCGCCATACGGCATAAGCGCCGGCGGCTATAAAGACGGTAGAGTAATCTTCTTCTCCATATAATAAAATAACTTGCTCTATAAAAATAGCTCTAATAATAGGCTCGTAGCCGCCACGTTCGGCAAGCATAAGCTCTTCACCAAATTGCTCAAAAAAATTAAACTGAAAGTTTATATCGTGCCGTCTTTCAAAGGAAAGCTGTAATTTTTCCTTATAATATTCCCATAAAATTTGCTCTAAAGCGGCAAAGTTGCGGTAAAAAGCCATACGACTAACTCCAGCCTTGCTGCACAGTAAAGATATAGTTATATTAGATAATTTTTCTGTTTTTAATAACATTAAAAGGGCGGTAGTTAAGTATTCTTTAGTATCTTGTTTTAAAATTTTTGCGCCGGCGGTAGCTGCCATCATAAACTCCTTATGGTTACAAGGATAGCTTTAATGTAACCTTTGCTCTTTTTTAGATTGACCTTGAAGGTAAAGATAGTATAGAGTAGTTTTAAATAAGTTACAACTGTAACACCACATTATTTTAGGGAGAGCTTTTTTATGTTTAAAGACAGAAGATTTATTTTATGGTTTAGAATTTTTGCCTTTTTATTAGCCATAGCTGGTATTTTATATACGGTAGGTTTTTTCAGTAATAATATCCAATTAGGTATGTTTTTGTATTATACGATGATAACTAACACGATGGCGGCCGTACTTTGGGCTATCTTTATTAAACGTACCGTACAAAGTTTACACCGTGATGGCAGAAGCGGACCGGCCGGTTACTACCCACGCTTAAATATGATATTTGCCGTGCCTGTCGTGATGATGGGCATAGCCTATTGGGTTATTATGGCGCCTGCTAGCAATGATAATTTATTAACTTTTGTTAATTTAACTACACACGGTACAACTCCCTTGCTTTTTTTAATTGATTATTTACTGTTTTCAACGCCGGGTAAAGTTAAGCGAAAAGATATTGGTTACGCTGTACTTATTCCCGTAGCTTATGTTGTTTTAACTTATAGCGTTACAGCTTTAGGTTTTTTGTATCCGCGTCTTGGCGGCGGAGCCGGCCGTTATCCATACTTTTTCTTTAATGTTGAGGAGTTAGGTTTGGCTGTAGTTACTCTTTATATTGCTTTTATAGCCATCTTTACGCTTTTACTGGGTTGTCTCTTTTACTTTATTGACAAAAAACGAGCCGATATAAACCAAAATACTTCTATAAAAGAAAAAGTATAACCACAAAACACACCAAAAACACGAAAGTGTATCTTTTTGTGCAGTCAATTTTTTTATTAATTTTTTTTAAATTATGTTAATATACAGTATATCCTGTTAATACTTTACAGGATATGCCTCTTTATGTTAAACTAAACAAGAAAGAGGTAAATTTATGAAAATACTCGCCATTAACGGTAGTCCGCGTAAAAATAATAACACTGTTAAATTATTAAACAAGGCTATAGAAGGTGCTACAGCGAACGGCCGGCACGAAGCAGAGACCATTCATTTGTACGATTTAACCTATAAAGGTTGTACCAGCTGCTTTGCCTGTAAGTTAAAAGATGGCCCCAGCTACGGCAAATGTGGTTACAAAGACGAGCTTTTGCCGGTGTTGGAAAAAGCCTTAGCTGCCGATGTATTATTGTTAGGCTCGCCCATCTACTTTGAGCAGGTTACGGGGGAAATGCGCTCATTTTTGGAGCGCCTACTTTTTTCGGTACTCATTTATAACGAAAATTATAGCAGCTTACTGACGAAAAAGATACAAGTAGGTTTTATCTACAGTATGAATGTAAACCAAGAGTTTATGCAAGAAGCCGGTTATTTACAAGGTTTAAAATTTGCCGAAAATGATATTAAGCGCTTACTTGGCCACTGCGAAAGCTTAGCGGTAAACGATACCTACCAATTTAACGATTATAACCGGTATGTGGTAACCGTTTTTAAAGAAGAGCATAAAGCTAAAGTGCGCGCCGAGCAGTTTCCGCTGGATTTAGAAAAAGCTTACCAACTAGGGTTAAGGTTATCGGCGGTTAAAGCTTAATCATTTTAGAGGTAAGATAATATTAAAAAAAATAAAGCCTTAATTTATGCTTTTTTATTTATAACCGGGCTGGCTCTTGCGTTTGTTGTTGTAAGGATATTTTACTTTTTGTTAATTATTTACACTGTAAATAATTTAATTAAGTGGATATTCTTGCCTTTTTTTGTCTTTATCTTTATTTTTGTTGCTATAGGCAGCTTTAATGATAACCACAAGGTTAGCAAGGTATTTTTTAAGGGTTTTTTGTTTCTTATAGTACTTAATACTTTAATTTTTATTGCGCTTAATGGCTTAACGGTTATCTTTAGTAATTTAGGTTTTTTTTATAATTTACCTTTATTTGTTGTTCTTTTAGCCGGTTTGCCGATAATTTTTAAAGTTAAAAAGCCGTTAGTCGGCTTAACTATTACGGCTTTTAAAGAGGATTATGCATTAGTTAAGATAAATAACAATTTACTAAGCAAAGTAAGGCTGCCGGCCAGCAATTTTTATTTAATTACGCAAAACGAAGGTAAATTAATGATTATTGCTCCTAATATTTGTTTTGCTAGTAACTTTGAGAGATACGGCCATTTAAAATTATTAAAAATTACTACCGGTCAAGAAGGTACAGTTTTTAATTTAAAAACTATAAGCAACTGCTTAAAGGTTATTGGGGTTAAATTTATCTTACATATAGCTTTTAATGACTGTTTTTTATTGATAGAGCAAAATGATTATCAGTTGGTTTTAGCGGTTTTAGCTAAAGAGGGAGGAGAGATAAACTATGACTAAACTTGTAAGGGTAGCAATAATAGCGGCAGCGGCTGTAGTATTAGTTATTTTATTATTAATAACATCTTTAAATAGCGCCAGAAGGCGCAATTTGTATAACAGCGAGCAGCCCGATCCTTTTGTGATGAGTATTGCCGAAGGTTTTAGAAACAGGCTTGGGCAGCAACGCACGCAAGCACAGCCCCAAATCCAAACTGAGGGTAGCCACACGGCGGAGGCCGGTACTCGGATTGTCAGAGATTTAGAGATTGATAATTTGTTAGCCGGTATCGATAGTCATTTAACGGCTATTAGGTACAGCGGTCTAGAAGCCGGACAAAATTTACTGGATACCTTAGCCGATAGGCTTTACGTAGATAGGGCTTTATTTAACCATATCTTTTATGAGGCTAAGGTAAGCGCCAGTTACGAAGATTTTAGCCATTTGTATAGCCATACTGCCCACGAAGGGCTAGCCGGCGCCGTTTATCAACGTACTGCGGCTATTACCCAGCTTATAAATGATTTGGCACAACAATATTAGCTGTGCCTATGAGGGAAAGTAATAATTAGTAAACGCGCCCGGTGCGATTCGAACACACGACCCACGGATTCGAAGTCCGGTACTCTATCCAGCTGAGCTACGAGCGCTTAGTAGTTACTATAATAGATAGTTTATTAATTGTCAATAGCGCTATAATATTAAGTTACTTTAAATTATTGTACTATTGTATATTTTTCAAGCAGCTTTTCGGCTTGTTTTTTAGCTTCTTTATAGTGGCTAAGCCTTATCAGTAAAACAATTATTAATTGCAGCTCGTCTTCACGGGTGGTTCTTTGACAAAGTTCGTGGCATTTAGCAAAGGCTTGTTTTGTTAGGCCGGCTTCTTCTAGGGTAAAGGCATAATTAATTTGTAAGTGTATGCTATCGTTAAGGGCAATAGCTGTTTCGCAAGCTTTAAGGGCTTCTGCGTAATCTTCTTTAACAGAAAGAATGCCACCTTTTAGGTTATAACTTTCGGCATCGTAAGGGGCTATTTTAATGGCTTCGTTAATATCGTATAAAGCTTCGTTTACCATACCTAAACTTAGCTCTAATTTAGCTTTATTAAAATAGGCAAAGTTACTGGCATAAGGTAAAGTAACGGCCCGCGTATAAGCGTGCAAGGCCTCGTTAAAAAGGTGTTGCTCTTCGTAAAAAAGGGCTAAGTTGTTCCAAAGTTCACTGTTTTCATCGGTAAGATTAATAGCGGTAAAAAAATCGGCTAAAGCTTTTTCTGTTTGCTTTAAGTGGCCATAGGCAATGGCTCTGGCTTCATAATCGTGGGCGGCGCCTTGTTCGGTTACCGCTTTGCTGGCATAAAAAAGAGCGGTATCGTATTGGTTTAGCTCGCTGTAAAGCATAGATATTAACCACCAAGGCGCTAAATTACTTACTTTAACTAAACGGTTAAGTACAGCCAGCGCTTCGTGATAAGCGGCTGCATCGTAAAGCGCTAAAGCATATTCTTGCAGGTAATCTATGTTATCGTTGTCTAACTTTAAGGCGGCCTCTAGGGCCTCTTTAGCCCGCTTGATGTCGCCGTAATCGCGGCAAGTTAGGGCAAAATCGAAGTAAGTTTCGGCGTCGTCTTCTAAATAAGCCAGCTTTTCATTAAGGGCTATAGCTTCGTCTATGCTTTCTTCATCGTAAGCTTTAAAGGTAAGATGTTTTAAAAAGGCGGTAGAAAGATAGTTGTTAGCCTTAGCCATACGCTGATTATAGACGATTATGCTACAACTTGCAAGCTTAAGCGGTGGCTAACTTTGGCAAAAATATGCTATAATTAATTAAATGGAGAGCAAAAATATGCATAATATTACTATTAGAAGAGCGTTTTTATCCGATTTACCTTATTTGTATGAAGTCTGCTTAAAAACAGCAAACGAAGGCAAAGATGCCACTAAATTATTTAGCGACCCTTATTTGGTAGGCCAATATTACGTTGCTCCTTATGTAGTTTACCCTAAAGCTATCTGTTTTGTAACGGAGTACGAAAATATTCCGCAAGGTTATGTAGTGGCGGTACCCGAGACAATTACTTATAAAGAATGGCTAGAAGAGCATTGGCTGGCACCTTTAAGAAAACAATTTCCCCAAAATGAGCCATTTTTTAGCGAGAAGCAGACAAAGATTATTAATATTTTACATGATAGGGGTTATCAAGAGTTTTATAACGGTTTAGAGTGGTATACAAATTATCCGGCACATTTGCATATTAATTTATTGCCGGTTATTCAGGGACAAGGAGCCGGCAGCAAATTAATAGAGAGTTTGTTTAAGGAACTAAAGGAACAAAATATAGCGGGTTTACATCTTAATATACGTTTTACTAACCCAAGTGCGCTGCAATTTTATAAAAAAATGGGTTTTATCGTAATAAAAGAGCACGATTGGGGGTATACGCTGGGCAAACTTACTTAGTTAAAAATAATACTAAGCTAGCCAAAAGATAAATTATATGTTATAACAATAAAATGAAAATAAAAGCTTTAATTAATCGTATTATACCGCCCATTCCTGCCGAATATCAAGAGCAATTTAGCAATCTTCAATTAAGCAATAATATACTTAGAGTAAAAATATTGTCGTTCATTTGGTTAGCCGCTTTAATCCTTAACCCTATAGTGTATATTTTAAGCGATTCCCCTATTGATAGTTCGTTTCATTATAGTGAATTAATAGCTATTATTATCTTTAATTTGGCTCTTATTATTTTTAGTAAGAAAAATAAAATTTTGCATTATTTTTGTTATTTGTTTATAGCCAGCGGCTATCTTTTAATTGAGTTTTCGGCCAATTTTTTAGGAGAGGCAAATTTAATAGTTTATATATATTTTTATAAATTCTTTTTCTTATGTCTTGTACCAGATTTTAGGCCCAAAATATTTATATCGCTGGCATTTTTATATTTTGTGGCGACCTTTATCGCTCTTTCTTTACAAGACCCAGTTATGGTAGATATTTTTCCTTTGCAAACACAACTTAGTAATATATTCCTTATTATTTTAATTACTAAAATCCTCCTTTACCGCAGTAAGGTAAGAAATTTTGTTAGCACCTTCGAGATTAATAAAATGAATAAAAGTTTAATTGCTGTCCAACAGGAATTAAAAAATTACGGAAGTATCCCTTGACAAGTAATAAAATATAGGTTATACTACTTATGCAATTTAGGAGGTAGTATGACCTTATTCGAGTTTAACAAATTATTCACAAATGAACAAGAC
The sequence above is a segment of the Spirochaetaceae bacterium genome. Coding sequences within it:
- the grdD gene encoding glycine/sarcosine/betaine reductase complex component C subunit alpha, coding for MDNKVKESIKSTFFDLAATLETGQYNNGRGKKIRIGVVTLGSELGEAEVIRGAELAAGRNDGVEVMLIGPKSSSSLPLIEAASADTAHKIMEEALKKGELDGVVTMHYNFPIGVSTVGKVIAPANGREFFIACTTGTSATNRSAAIFKNALYGIIAAKAGGLTNPSIGLLNIDNARNAQRALEELVKNGYPINFGESGRADGGSLLRGNDLINAAADVVVCDSLTGNVLMKMFASFNSGGGYEVSGYGYGPGIGFGFNLPVFIVSRASGANVIAGAVAYAYNCAKNNLAKIIKDEELLLKKCRFEEIFDTLNNKEQKETAINVSSNKPAKEVVTFEIPGVEVMELEDAATAVMTAGIYAETGMGCTGPIILVSANNGPKASGLLKEAGFL
- a CDS encoding amino acid carrier protein, with translation MMEFLTSVLNSINSSFLTPVLVVTLVGTGIFLTIRLRFVQIKQFKRAFKKTFGGFSLAGKKADNKGMSSFQSLATAVSSQMGTGNLVGTAAALMLGGPGGLFWMWVSSFLGMATIYTEVVLAQKYKVVKDGVTLGGPAYYIREAFKGKLGVFLATWFSLAIILLFGLVMMLFQANAIATSMVNVLPAAFLADNQRLAMIVSGLLLAVFCAFIFAGGTKRIASFAEKVMPILAVTYLIAALVIIFMNITNLPNVIVGVFIGAFNPQAVLGGGLGIGIVQAIRWGFMRGMLANEAGTGSAPHAHAVARVNHPCEQGMVAMIGVFSVFLVVTLTGLAILSSGVLQTMVYILSDTSHIPNQLAGSGLIQLIFNRHFSYFGNIFIAVAMFFFGFTTMIAIYFYGAQNVRMVFGNKGIFIFAATAIMATFIGANVKIDIIWALIDFFIVPAAVINVAAVLKLSGEVSGAIKEFNGLSNVVNR
- a CDS encoding adenine phosphoribosyltransferase → MTDKDLNAIIRRVPNYPKKGIVFYDITSLLANAEAFSYVIDRMIEIYKDKGIEAIAGADARGFLFAAPLAYKMKLPFIPIRKAGKLPGVTLKASYTLEYGKGEVEVHADDVPKGKNILMVDDLLATGGTLRTSVELLERGGAVVKEVFALIGLTFLPYKERLKGYNVTTLIDFDNEKIK
- a CDS encoding DUF4184 family protein; this encodes MPFTFAHPIIILPFKKYFPNYFSLTALVIGSLMPDFEYFMRMQLRSAYSHSLLGLFTFNLPVGLAFCFIFHNIIRNDLFANLPLLRSRLTIYNTFNFNNYFIKTPVIVVTSLLIGATSHILWDNFTHISGFFVERISFLQSFISIVGITLPVYKILQYSGGLMGMLILFLLILKLPKFKIVSKINAIYWLGIILIILAVFIIKTLAGLNYRQYGNVIVVFISAGIIAIILVPLIKRIFITIKAILRRN
- a CDS encoding acetate kinase produces the protein MVILTLNCGSSSVKYQVYDWANKNVLGKGVIERVGQDLSDLEHQATGKEEHKGKRPCPSHNEAIAWVLEMLIDSEYGCIKSIDEVKAVGHRVVHGGDVFTKSVIINEDTLKQFEKVSPLAPLHNPANIMGIKSAMLVLPTVPHCAILDTAWHQTMDETAFTYALPNEWYSKHNVRRYGFHGTSFLYTAKRAAVLLGKANKDTNVIICHIGNGASICAVKGGVSVDTSMGMTPLEGLVMGSRSGDFDPSILNYIGNKEGLTLAELDNAINKKSGLLGITGKFTDRRDVEHGVEKGDKACILAQDMECYRLRKYIGSYLAVLEGKVDAIVFTAGVGEFGSAIRLKTLAPLKAMGIIIDEAKNALAMTRNAESCISADNSPIKVYVIPTDEELVMTEDTFALANGSYKEHTNYKYIFEDKAYVNKAREEALPKDLAKKPGLDKIIVKS
- a CDS encoding TetR/AcrR family transcriptional regulator; protein product: MMAATAGAKILKQDTKEYLTTALLMLLKTEKLSNITISLLCSKAGVSRMAFYRNFAALEQILWEYYKEKLQLSFERRHDINFQFNFFEQFGEELMLAERGGYEPIIRAIFIEQVILLYGEEDYSTVFIAAGAYAVWRKWLLEGKSLPLEEVQQILAKFHEVALKK